A stretch of Vibrio sp. B1FLJ16 DNA encodes these proteins:
- a CDS encoding RNA helicase, with amino-acid sequence MAAVEQLDTDVEYEILYFEQGKMFRMMVDAENKDSAYQFYIGCGKRICDLYSIRPDR; translated from the coding sequence ATGGCTGCCGTTGAGCAACTTGATACAGATGTAGAGTATGAGATTCTATATTTTGAACAGGGAAAAATGTTTCGAATGATGGTAGATGCAGAGAACAAAGACTCGGCTTATCAGTTTTATATCGGGTGTGGAAAACGCATTTGTGACCTGTACTCTATCCGCCCGGACCGTTGA